The following are encoded in a window of Providencia rettgeri genomic DNA:
- the lptB gene encoding LPS export ABC transporter ATP-binding protein yields MATLTAENLAKSYKKRKVVEDVSLEVKSGEIVGLLGPNGAGKTTTFYMVVGIVQRDAGKILIDGEDISLLPLHERARRGIGYLPQEASIFRRLSVYDNLMAVLEIREDLTSQQRKERAEELMEEFSITHLRDSMGQSLSGGERRRVEIARALAANPKFILLDEPFAGVDPISVLDIKKIIQHLRDYGLGVLITDHNVRETLDVCERAYIVSQGHLIAHGTPAMILENEQVKRVYLGEGFRL; encoded by the coding sequence ATGGCGACACTAACCGCAGAGAATCTGGCTAAATCCTATAAAAAACGCAAGGTCGTTGAAGATGTCAGCCTTGAGGTTAAATCAGGCGAAATTGTTGGCCTACTAGGACCGAATGGTGCCGGGAAAACCACCACCTTTTATATGGTTGTGGGTATTGTTCAGCGGGATGCGGGCAAAATTTTAATTGATGGTGAAGATATTAGCTTACTGCCACTGCATGAACGTGCACGCCGTGGTATTGGTTATCTTCCCCAAGAGGCCTCTATTTTCCGTCGCCTTAGCGTTTATGATAACCTGATGGCAGTGTTAGAAATCCGCGAAGACTTAACATCACAGCAACGCAAAGAACGTGCTGAAGAGCTAATGGAAGAGTTTAGCATTACGCATCTTCGCGACAGTATGGGGCAATCCCTTTCCGGTGGTGAACGTCGCCGCGTTGAGATTGCAAGAGCGCTCGCCGCTAATCCTAAATTTATTTTGTTAGATGAGCCTTTCGCAGGTGTTGACCCCATTTCCGTATTGGATATTAAAAAAATTATCCAACATTTACGTGATTATGGGCTAGGTGTTTTGATTACTGACCATAATGTCCGTGAAACGTTAGATGTGTGCGAAAGAGCCTATATAGTGAGCCAAGGCCACTTGATTGCCCACGGCACACCAGCGATGATCTTGGAAAATGAACAAGTAAAACGTGTATATTTAGGTGAAGGTTTCCGGTTATAA
- the ptsN gene encoding PTS IIA-like nitrogen regulatory protein PtsN, with amino-acid sequence MNSDIEIQLNDVLSLACTRNNIVCTSKKRALEIISELAAVELELPENTVFEALLTREKVGTTGIGGGIAIPHGKLNEGESSRAVGVFLHLEEPIAFDAIDNQPVDLLFALLVPSDQCKTHLHTLSLIAKKLADKTFCKRLRCAQSDDELYSIITE; translated from the coding sequence ATGAATAGTGATATAGAAATCCAATTAAACGACGTTTTATCATTAGCCTGTACACGTAATAATATTGTGTGCACCAGTAAAAAAAGAGCCCTAGAAATTATTAGTGAGCTGGCTGCCGTTGAATTGGAATTACCTGAAAATACAGTATTTGAAGCGTTATTAACCAGAGAAAAAGTGGGCACCACGGGTATTGGTGGTGGGATTGCAATCCCTCATGGCAAACTGAATGAAGGCGAAAGTTCCCGCGCTGTCGGTGTATTTTTGCATTTAGAAGAGCCAATCGCGTTTGATGCCATTGATAATCAACCAGTTGACCTGCTTTTCGCATTACTTGTGCCATCTGACCAATGTAAAACGCACTTACACACGCTATCGCTTATCGCCAAAAAGCTAGCCGATAAAACATTCTGTAAGCGTCTGCGCTGCGCACAAAGTGATGATGAGCTATATAGTATTATTACTGAGTAA
- the yjgA gene encoding ribosome biogenesis factor YjgA gives MAKQPDDWLDDIPAPQDEDDEEIIWVSKSEIKRDAEILKKLGAELVDLSKSELERIPLDTQLLEAIELAQKIKREGRRRQLQLIGKLLRSREVEPITEALDKLKNRHNQQVVILHKLEDLRTRLLEGGDDVIEEVVALFPTTDRQQLRALVRNAKKERESNKPPKAYRQIFQYLKDQSEIA, from the coding sequence ATGGCCAAACAGCCTGATGACTGGCTGGATGACATCCCAGCGCCGCAAGATGAAGACGATGAGGAGATCATTTGGGTCAGCAAAAGCGAAATTAAACGCGATGCTGAGATCCTCAAAAAACTGGGGGCTGAACTCGTTGATTTAAGTAAAAGCGAGCTAGAACGTATTCCATTAGACACTCAATTACTGGAGGCTATTGAGCTTGCTCAGAAAATCAAGCGTGAAGGTCGCCGTCGGCAGTTACAGCTTATCGGTAAATTATTGCGTTCACGTGAAGTGGAACCGATTACCGAAGCCCTTGATAAACTAAAAAATCGTCATAACCAACAAGTCGTGATCCTGCATAAATTAGAAGATTTACGCACCCGCTTACTTGAAGGGGGTGATGACGTGATTGAAGAAGTGGTTGCCTTGTTCCCAACCACAGACAGGCAACAGCTACGCGCCCTTGTGCGCAATGCGAAAAAAGAGCGTGAAAGTAATAAACCACCAAAAGCCTATCGTCAAATATTCCAATATTTGAAAGACCAATCTGAAATTGCCTAA
- the npr gene encoding PTS phosphocarrier protein NPr: protein MTVKATITLKNRLGMHARPAMLLYDLVQQFNSKVILRNNSQIEAEADSVIAMLMLDSEQGSKIDIEVSGTDENQALAAIVNLFDSGFDELDELSED, encoded by the coding sequence ATGACCGTCAAAGCAACCATAACGCTCAAGAATCGCCTCGGTATGCATGCAAGACCGGCAATGTTACTTTATGATTTAGTTCAACAATTTAACTCTAAGGTTATTTTGCGGAATAATAGCCAAATTGAGGCAGAGGCCGATAGCGTTATTGCAATGTTGATGTTAGACTCGGAACAAGGCAGTAAAATTGATATTGAGGTTAGTGGCACTGATGAAAATCAGGCATTAGCCGCCATTGTTAACCTATTCGACAGTGGATTTGACGAGCTAGATGAGCTTAGCGAAGATTAA
- the lptC gene encoding LPS export ABC transporter periplasmic protein LptC: MSNAKKWLIIILSLIVLGLIGWNLAGNDDTNAQEKVINDGQPNYQTDDSVTYVYNPTGNLAYKLVSDKIDNYTEGKITWFSNPVLTTYNEAGVPTWTVKAFKARLTNDRVLYLYSDVEVDSLTKESQIQRITTESAVVNLTTQDVSSDDKVTIIGHGLNSTGLKMKGNLRTRTAELIEDVKTHYVLQPEEHQNESSN, translated from the coding sequence ATGAGCAATGCGAAAAAGTGGTTAATCATTATTTTATCCTTGATTGTATTAGGACTTATCGGCTGGAATTTAGCGGGTAATGACGATACCAACGCACAGGAGAAAGTAATCAATGATGGGCAACCTAATTATCAAACTGATGATTCAGTGACTTACGTCTATAACCCAACAGGAAATCTAGCGTATAAACTTGTTTCAGATAAAATTGATAATTATACCGAAGGGAAAATTACGTGGTTTTCGAACCCCGTATTAACCACTTATAACGAGGCAGGTGTGCCAACATGGACAGTCAAAGCCTTCAAAGCAAGACTCACAAACGACAGAGTACTTTATCTGTACAGTGATGTGGAAGTCGATAGCTTAACAAAAGAATCACAGATCCAACGAATTACAACTGAAAGTGCAGTTGTCAATTTGACAACACAAGACGTTTCATCAGACGATAAAGTGACCATTATTGGACATGGACTTAATTCTACTGGATTGAAAATGAAGGGAAACCTTCGTACAAGAACCGCAGAATTAATCGAAGATGTAAAAACTCATTATGTGTTACAACCAGAAGAGCATCAAAATGAATCAAGTAACTAA
- the pmbA gene encoding metalloprotease PmbA, producing the protein MSVIEQVTEQRQKLEDAVAHALEFAKSRCDAAEVAVNKSTGISVSTRQGEVENVEFNSDGALGITVYHQQRKGSASSTDLSPEAIERTVQAAIDIANYTSEDPCAGPADKSLLAFEAPDLNLFQGTELSPEEAIRFASTAEMSALNADPRIVNTEGGSFNGHYGVRVFGNSHGMLQSYCSSRYSMSSCVIAEHNGDMERDYAYTIGRSVAALQSPEWVGQECARRTLARLSPRKLPTMKAPVIFASEVATGLFGHLVGAISGSSIYRKSSFLLDSLGKQILPSWLTINEQPHLIGGLASSPFDSEGVRTCERNIVENGVLQTWLMTSYSARKLGLQSTGHAGGIHNWRIAGQGLSFDALLKQMGTGLVVTELMGQGVSGITGDYSRGASGFWVENGEIQYPVSEITIAGNLKDMWANMVTIADDIETRSNIQCGSVLIPEMSIAGE; encoded by the coding sequence ATGAGTGTAATCGAACAAGTCACAGAACAACGTCAAAAACTCGAAGATGCCGTTGCGCACGCACTAGAATTTGCAAAATCACGTTGTGATGCCGCTGAAGTTGCGGTGAATAAAAGTACAGGGATCAGCGTTAGCACTCGCCAAGGCGAAGTTGAAAATGTGGAGTTTAATAGTGACGGCGCACTTGGGATCACGGTGTACCATCAACAGCGTAAAGGGAGTGCATCATCAACGGATTTGAGCCCTGAAGCCATTGAGCGCACGGTTCAAGCCGCTATCGATATTGCCAATTACACCTCTGAAGATCCGTGTGCCGGGCCTGCGGATAAATCGCTATTGGCTTTTGAGGCGCCTGATCTTAATTTATTCCAAGGGACGGAGCTCTCCCCTGAAGAAGCGATCCGCTTTGCGTCTACAGCTGAAATGTCAGCGCTAAACGCAGATCCACGCATCGTGAATACCGAAGGCGGTAGTTTTAATGGTCATTATGGCGTGCGTGTGTTTGGTAATTCCCACGGCATGCTGCAAAGCTACTGTTCAAGCCGCTATTCTATGTCGAGTTGCGTCATTGCAGAACATAATGGCGATATGGAACGTGATTATGCTTACACCATTGGTCGCAGTGTGGCTGCGTTGCAATCCCCAGAGTGGGTTGGTCAAGAATGTGCACGTCGCACGTTAGCGCGTTTATCGCCAAGAAAACTACCAACCATGAAAGCGCCAGTGATTTTTGCCTCAGAAGTGGCGACAGGGTTATTTGGTCACCTTGTTGGGGCGATCAGCGGCAGCAGTATTTACCGTAAATCATCATTCTTATTAGACAGTCTCGGTAAACAAATTTTGCCTAGCTGGTTAACGATTAATGAGCAGCCCCACTTAATCGGAGGCTTAGCGTCTTCACCATTTGATAGCGAAGGTGTACGCACTTGTGAGCGAAATATCGTCGAAAATGGCGTTTTGCAAACATGGTTAATGACCAGCTATTCCGCAAGAAAACTGGGCTTACAAAGCACTGGGCACGCAGGGGGCATTCATAACTGGCGTATTGCAGGGCAAGGTCTTTCTTTCGATGCATTACTCAAACAAATGGGAACTGGTCTAGTGGTTACTGAATTAATGGGCCAAGGCGTGAGTGGTATTACTGGCGACTATTCGCGTGGTGCTTCCGGTTTTTGGGTTGAAAATGGCGAAATCCAATACCCAGTGAGCGAAATAACCATCGCTGGTAACTTAAAAGATATGTGGGCAAATATGGTGACAATTGCAGATGATATCGAAACTCGCAGTAACATTCAGTGTGGCTCAGTGTTGATCCCTGAAATGAGTATTGCGGGAGAGTAG
- a CDS encoding low molecular weight protein tyrosine phosphatase family protein, which translates to MNILFICSKNQWRSPTAEQIWRNHESWVTRSAGTSRHAKRPINAELIRWADVIFVMEQKHKNRLKADYSRLLEHKPLHVLDIPDNFQYMDPDLIKILQDTVPSYLC; encoded by the coding sequence GTGAATATTTTATTCATTTGCAGTAAAAATCAATGGCGTAGCCCAACCGCTGAACAGATCTGGCGCAATCATGAAAGCTGGGTCACCCGTTCAGCGGGAACAAGCCGTCATGCCAAACGCCCCATCAATGCCGAGTTAATCCGTTGGGCTGATGTTATTTTTGTGATGGAACAAAAACACAAAAACCGTCTTAAGGCTGATTACTCTCGGCTACTTGAGCACAAACCTCTGCACGTTCTCGATATTCCCGATAATTTTCAATATATGGATCCCGATTTAATTAAAATCTTACAAGATACCGTACCCAGCTATCTGTGTTAA
- the lptA gene encoding lipopolysaccharide ABC transporter substrate-binding protein LptA produces the protein MNQVTKKRFIQGAVASAILALSLPAMALKSDTQQPMTINSVKQSLDLEKNVTTFTDDVIIKQGSIDIRANKVVVTRPSSDSDKIVIEAFGNPVTFYQLQDDGKPIKGHANKARYEVDKQLVTLTGGAYLEQLDSNIKGDKITYVVPTQQMEAFSDKGKRVTTVILPAQLQEKGPAATNSSATTGKSK, from the coding sequence ATGAATCAAGTAACTAAGAAGCGTTTTATTCAAGGAGCGGTTGCCAGTGCAATTTTGGCTCTTAGCCTCCCTGCGATGGCATTAAAAAGTGACACCCAACAACCCATGACGATTAACTCGGTTAAGCAATCACTTGATTTAGAAAAGAACGTCACCACATTTACTGATGATGTCATCATTAAACAAGGCTCAATTGACATTCGTGCTAACAAAGTGGTTGTAACACGCCCAAGCAGCGACTCCGATAAAATCGTGATCGAGGCATTTGGCAACCCAGTGACATTTTATCAATTACAAGATGACGGCAAGCCAATCAAAGGTCATGCCAATAAAGCACGCTATGAAGTTGATAAACAACTGGTTACTTTAACGGGCGGTGCGTATTTAGAGCAGCTCGACAGTAATATTAAAGGCGATAAAATCACTTATGTGGTTCCAACACAACAAATGGAAGCCTTTAGTGATAAAGGCAAGCGAGTGACCACCGTGATTTTGCCGGCGCAATTGCAAGAAAAAGGCCCTGCAGCAACCAATTCATCAGCAACTACGGGTAAGAGTAAATAA
- the rapZ gene encoding RNase adapter RapZ, with amino-acid sequence MVLMIVSGRSGSGKSVALRALEDMGFYCVDNLPVVLLPELANSLADRNISAAVSIDVRNMPDNPEVFEEAIDKLPASFSPQLLFLDADRNTLIRRYSDTRRLHPLSSKNLSLESAIDEENELLEPLRSRADLVIDTSEMSVHELAEMLRTRLMGKRERELTMVFESFGFKHGIPIDADYVFDVRFLPNPHWDPKLRPMTGLDRPVAAFLDRHTEVHNFIYQTRSYLELWLPMLETNNRSYLTVAIGCTGGKHRSVYVAEQLADYFRSRGKNVQSRHRTLEKRK; translated from the coding sequence ATGGTGCTGATGATTGTCAGCGGCCGTTCCGGTTCGGGGAAATCCGTTGCCTTACGTGCGCTGGAAGATATGGGTTTCTATTGCGTGGATAACCTGCCAGTTGTGTTACTGCCAGAGTTAGCCAATTCATTGGCTGATCGTAATATTTCAGCAGCGGTGAGCATCGACGTGCGTAATATGCCCGATAATCCAGAAGTGTTTGAAGAAGCGATTGATAAATTACCCGCTAGCTTCTCTCCGCAGTTGTTGTTTCTGGATGCAGATCGCAACACCTTGATCCGTCGTTACAGTGATACTCGCAGGTTACACCCACTTTCAAGCAAGAATCTTTCTCTTGAAAGCGCGATTGACGAAGAAAATGAGCTTCTTGAGCCGCTGCGCTCACGGGCAGACTTGGTCATTGATACGTCAGAAATGTCTGTCCATGAATTAGCGGAAATGCTTAGAACACGTTTAATGGGTAAACGTGAACGCGAACTCACCATGGTATTTGAATCTTTCGGTTTTAAGCATGGTATCCCTATTGATGCTGACTATGTTTTTGATGTGCGTTTTTTACCTAACCCACACTGGGATCCAAAATTACGCCCGATGACGGGGCTTGATCGCCCTGTTGCAGCATTCTTGGATAGGCACACTGAGGTTCATAACTTTATCTACCAAACGCGTAGCTATTTAGAGTTATGGCTACCGATGTTAGAAACCAACAACCGCAGTTATTTGACAGTGGCGATTGGCTGTACGGGGGGGAAACACCGTTCCGTCTATGTTGCCGAACAACTTGCGGATTACTTTCGTTCCCGTGGCAAAAACGTGCAATCACGCCATAGAACGCTAGAAAAACGCAAGTAG
- the hpf gene encoding ribosome hibernation promoting factor yields MEFQITGHNIEVTPALRETVEKKLSKLEQLFDRINSIQVVLKVEKVQQIAEATVQVNGADLHASAEENDMYAAIDILVDKLSRQLTKHKEKLRQH; encoded by the coding sequence ATGGAATTTCAGATTACTGGACACAATATTGAAGTTACTCCAGCACTACGTGAAACTGTTGAGAAAAAGCTCAGTAAATTAGAGCAACTGTTTGATCGTATTAACAGTATTCAAGTCGTCCTGAAAGTTGAAAAAGTTCAGCAAATTGCTGAAGCAACCGTGCAAGTTAATGGAGCGGATCTCCATGCATCAGCGGAAGAAAACGACATGTATGCTGCTATCGACATACTGGTAGACAAACTGTCGCGCCAATTAACCAAGCATAAAGAAAAACTGAGACAACACTAA
- the rnk gene encoding nucleoside diphosphate kinase regulator, with product MTKPTIIINDLDAERLDALMEQPAYAGTPVAEALNDELDRADILSPQEIPADVVTMNSTVRFLDLISNEERTRTLVYPASLKDSAEQLSVMAPIGAALLGLHIGDEISWELPNGVQTRVRVLEIIYQPEAAGEFHR from the coding sequence ATGACAAAGCCAACAATTATTATCAATGATTTAGATGCTGAACGCTTAGATGCACTGATGGAACAGCCGGCTTACGCAGGTACCCCTGTTGCTGAAGCGCTCAATGATGAACTTGACCGTGCAGACATTCTTAGTCCACAAGAAATTCCTGCTGACGTGGTCACCATGAACAGTACAGTTCGCTTTTTAGATTTGATCAGCAACGAAGAGCGTACACGTACACTCGTTTATCCTGCTTCGCTAAAAGATAGTGCAGAACAGTTATCTGTTATGGCGCCTATCGGTGCTGCACTATTAGGTCTGCATATCGGCGATGAAATTAGCTGGGAATTGCCAAACGGTGTGCAAACACGAGTTCGCGTCCTTGAAATCATCTATCAGCCAGAAGCGGCTGGCGAATTTCACCGTTAA
- the kdsD gene encoding arabinose-5-phosphate isomerase KdsD yields the protein MSNFDFQKVGKEVLHIEHEGLKNLEQYINADFDRACQLIFGCEGKVVVMGMGKSGHIGRKIAATLASTGTPSFFVHPGEASHGDLGMITHKDVVLAISNSGESGEILALLPVLKRIKVPLICMTNNPDSNMGKYADVHLCIKVPKEACPLGLAPTSSTTATLVMGDALAIALLTARGFTADDFALSHPGGALGRKLLLLVRDLMNTGDDIPHIPKSASLREALVEITRKKLGMTVICDDDMNIEGIFTDGDLRRIFDMGIDLNNAKIADLMTPGGIRVSPSMLAVEALNLMQSKHVTSLLVAQGNKLVGVLHMHDLLQAGVV from the coding sequence ATGTCAAACTTCGATTTTCAGAAAGTAGGTAAAGAAGTTCTCCATATCGAACACGAAGGCTTAAAAAACCTAGAACAATATATTAATGCTGACTTTGACCGTGCTTGCCAATTGATTTTTGGCTGTGAAGGCAAAGTTGTCGTGATGGGAATGGGAAAATCTGGGCACATCGGCCGTAAAATTGCTGCAACATTAGCGAGTACAGGTACCCCCTCCTTTTTTGTTCACCCTGGCGAAGCCAGCCATGGGGATTTGGGAATGATCACCCATAAAGATGTGGTACTCGCCATTTCAAACTCTGGGGAATCAGGGGAAATTTTAGCACTACTACCTGTATTGAAACGAATTAAGGTTCCCTTAATCTGTATGACTAACAACCCTGACAGTAATATGGGAAAATATGCAGATGTACACTTATGCATTAAAGTGCCAAAGGAAGCCTGTCCATTAGGGCTCGCACCAACCTCAAGTACTACTGCAACCTTAGTGATGGGAGATGCCTTAGCTATCGCATTATTGACTGCTCGTGGGTTTACAGCGGACGATTTCGCCCTTTCTCACCCAGGCGGCGCACTTGGGCGCAAACTTCTCCTTTTAGTTCGTGATTTAATGAATACGGGTGACGATATTCCCCATATTCCTAAAAGCGCGTCTTTGCGGGAAGCCTTAGTCGAAATTACGCGTAAAAAATTAGGGATGACGGTGATTTGTGACGATGACATGAATATTGAGGGTATTTTTACGGATGGTGACTTGCGCCGTATCTTTGATATGGGTATTGACCTAAATAATGCCAAAATTGCGGATCTTATGACCCCAGGTGGCATTCGCGTTTCGCCAAGTATGCTCGCCGTTGAGGCCCTCAATTTAATGCAATCAAAACACGTGACTTCATTATTAGTCGCACAAGGCAATAAATTAGTGGGTGTTTTACACATGCACGACCTGCTGCAAGCAGGTGTTGTATAA
- the kdsC gene encoding 3-deoxy-manno-octulosonate-8-phosphatase KdsC encodes MDPQSLDTCYGPVVTSVIEKAAKIKLLICDVDGVMSDGLVYMGNNGEELKAFNVRDGYGIRCLLTSGIEVAIITGRKAKLLEDRAQTLGITYLYQGQSDKLLAYRELLDTLQLAENEVAYIGDDLIDWPVMARVGLSVAVADAHPLLLPKANYVTRIGGGKGAVRELCDLILLSQGKLEEAKGLSI; translated from the coding sequence ATGGATCCTCAAAGCTTGGATACCTGCTATGGGCCAGTTGTGACATCTGTTATTGAAAAAGCGGCCAAAATTAAGTTATTGATTTGTGATGTTGATGGCGTGATGTCTGATGGTTTGGTGTATATGGGGAATAATGGCGAAGAGCTCAAAGCCTTTAATGTACGTGATGGGTATGGCATTCGCTGCCTATTAACTTCCGGTATTGAAGTCGCCATTATTACAGGCAGAAAAGCCAAACTCCTTGAAGATAGAGCACAAACCTTAGGCATTACATATCTTTACCAAGGCCAAAGCGATAAGCTTTTGGCGTATCGTGAACTGTTAGATACACTACAGCTAGCAGAAAACGAAGTCGCTTATATTGGTGACGACCTTATTGACTGGCCAGTTATGGCGCGAGTTGGGTTATCTGTCGCGGTTGCGGATGCCCATCCTCTGCTGTTACCGAAAGCCAACTATGTAACGCGCATCGGTGGTGGTAAAGGTGCAGTACGTGAACTTTGTGACCTGATCCTTCTTTCTCAAGGTAAATTGGAAGAAGCGAAAGGCTTATCGATATAA
- a CDS encoding helix-turn-helix domain-containing protein — protein MENKIKQLRLERAWSQEQLAQLSSLSTRTIQRIENNEIPSLETLSALASVFNVSVSELTSTPLPESVELDNRIKEVKKRVKDETKLLKNIIIAIIVCAILYTANYFYTPERHWPIWVSAIWGGVLTIKVIKLFLLDKLFHQWEHNRLINMTKKR, from the coding sequence ATGGAAAATAAGATTAAGCAGTTGAGGCTAGAAAGAGCTTGGTCTCAGGAGCAACTTGCTCAGCTATCATCGCTCAGTACAAGGACCATCCAACGCATTGAGAACAATGAGATACCCAGTTTAGAAACACTGAGTGCATTAGCATCGGTGTTTAATGTGAGTGTGTCTGAGCTGACATCTACGCCTTTACCTGAAAGCGTTGAGCTGGATAATCGGATAAAAGAGGTTAAAAAGCGGGTAAAGGATGAAACAAAGCTACTGAAAAATATAATAATAGCGATTATTGTATGCGCAATACTTTATACTGCTAATTATTTTTATACACCGGAACGCCATTGGCCTATTTGGGTTAGCGCTATTTGGGGAGGAGTGTTAACCATAAAGGTAATCAAACTGTTTTTATTGGATAAACTTTTTCACCAATGGGAACACAATAGGTTGATTAATATGACGAAAAAACGTTAA
- the rpoN gene encoding RNA polymerase factor sigma-54, which produces MKQSLQLRVSQQLAMTPQLQQAIRLLQLSTLELQQEIQLALETNPLLEQEELSSETDSIDSLESTDSSEFDTKDALENNEMPEELPLDADWDEIYTAGTPSGTSNDYSFDELPVYQGETTQTLQDYLTWQSDLTPFTDTDRAIATAIIDSIDDSGYLTTSISDIHEGIDNPDISLEEVIAVLKRIQHFDPLGVAAQDLKECLLIQLSLYPKETDGLKEAKLIISDHIDLLANRDFRQLSKLTRLKEDALKTAIDLILTLNPKPGQSINTSESEYVIPDVLVKKIAGHWQVELNTDSIPKLSINNHYASMANSSASDDDTQYIRSHLQDAKWLIKSLESRHETLLKVATCIVEQQQEFFELGEEHMKPMILADIAYQVDMHESTISRVTTQKFLHSPRGIFELKYFFSSHVSTDTGGEASSTAIRALVKKLVAAENPAKPLSDSKLTSMLAEQGIQVARRTVAKYRESLSIPPSNQRKKLV; this is translated from the coding sequence ATGAAGCAAAGTTTGCAGCTCAGAGTCAGTCAACAACTTGCAATGACCCCTCAATTGCAGCAGGCAATCCGTCTGTTGCAGCTTTCTACACTTGAGCTTCAACAAGAAATCCAACTTGCATTGGAAACTAACCCGCTTCTTGAACAAGAAGAGTTAAGTTCTGAAACTGACTCGATTGACTCTCTTGAATCTACTGACAGCAGTGAATTTGACACTAAAGATGCCTTAGAAAACAATGAAATGCCTGAAGAGCTCCCCTTAGATGCTGATTGGGACGAAATCTATACAGCAGGGACACCGTCAGGCACCAGCAACGATTATAGCTTCGATGAACTGCCTGTTTATCAAGGTGAAACGACGCAAACACTGCAAGATTACCTGACATGGCAATCCGATTTAACGCCATTTACGGATACTGACCGTGCGATTGCTACCGCAATTATTGATTCCATAGATGATTCCGGCTATCTCACCACATCAATCTCTGATATACATGAAGGAATTGATAATCCTGACATTAGTTTAGAAGAAGTTATTGCAGTACTAAAACGCATTCAACACTTTGATCCGCTTGGTGTTGCTGCGCAGGATTTAAAAGAGTGTTTATTAATTCAGCTTTCACTCTACCCAAAAGAAACTGACGGACTAAAGGAAGCAAAGTTAATCATTAGCGACCATATTGATTTACTTGCTAATCGTGATTTTAGGCAACTCAGCAAATTGACGCGTTTAAAAGAAGATGCACTGAAAACAGCTATCGATTTGATTTTAACTTTAAATCCTAAACCGGGTCAGTCTATCAACACAAGCGAATCGGAATATGTTATTCCCGATGTTTTGGTGAAAAAGATAGCGGGGCACTGGCAAGTTGAGCTAAATACAGATAGCATTCCTAAACTAAGTATTAACAATCATTATGCTTCAATGGCAAATAGTTCAGCTAGCGATGATGATACGCAATACATTCGCAGCCATCTGCAAGATGCAAAGTGGTTGATTAAAAGCTTAGAAAGCCGCCATGAAACGCTATTAAAAGTGGCGACCTGTATTGTTGAACAGCAACAAGAGTTCTTTGAGCTGGGAGAGGAACACATGAAACCGATGATATTGGCGGATATCGCCTATCAAGTGGACATGCATGAATCCACCATCTCACGAGTGACAACTCAAAAGTTTCTCCATAGCCCTAGAGGCATTTTTGAGTTGAAGTATTTTTTCTCCAGCCATGTAAGCACGGACACAGGTGGTGAAGCCTCCTCTACCGCAATTCGGGCCTTGGTGAAAAAACTGGTTGCTGCGGAAAACCCCGCAAAACCATTGAGTGACAGTAAATTGACGAGTATGCTGGCAGAACAAGGCATTCAAGTGGCTCGTCGTACTGTTGCTAAGTATCGTGAATCGTTATCTATTCCGCCCTCAAACCAGCGCAAAAAACTGGTTTAA